A stretch of the Staphylococcus sp. NRL 16/872 genome encodes the following:
- the purR gene encoding pur operon repressor, with the protein MRYKRSERIVFMTQYLMNHPNQLIPLTFFVKKFKQAKSSISEDVQIIKNTFQKEKLGTVITTAGASGGVTYKPMMSKEEATEIIDEIIALLQEKERLLPGGYLFLSDLVGNPTLLNKVGKLIASIYMDEKLDAVVTIATKGISLANAVANVLNLPVVVIRKDNKVTEGSTVSINYVSGSSRKIETMVLSKRTLAENSNVLVVDDFMRAGGSINGVMNLMNEFKAEVKGVSVLVESKEVKQRLIEDYTSLVKLSDVDEYNQEFKVEPGNSLSKFS; encoded by the coding sequence ATGAGGTATAAAAGAAGCGAACGCATCGTCTTTATGACACAATATTTAATGAATCATCCAAATCAATTAATACCTTTAACATTTTTCGTGAAAAAATTTAAACAAGCAAAGTCCTCAATTAGTGAAGACGTTCAAATTATAAAAAACACATTCCAAAAAGAGAAATTAGGAACTGTAATTACAACTGCGGGCGCAAGTGGTGGAGTTACTTACAAACCTATGATGAGTAAAGAAGAAGCCACAGAAATTATTGATGAAATTATTGCTTTATTACAAGAAAAAGAGCGCTTGTTACCAGGAGGATATTTGTTCTTATCTGATTTAGTCGGTAACCCTACTTTATTAAATAAAGTAGGTAAGTTAATCGCAAGTATCTATATGGATGAAAAGTTAGATGCTGTAGTGACGATTGCCACAAAAGGGATATCACTTGCCAATGCGGTAGCTAACGTATTAAATTTACCTGTAGTGGTTATTAGAAAAGACAATAAAGTAACAGAAGGTTCTACTGTATCTATCAATTATGTTTCAGGATCATCTCGTAAAATTGAAACAATGGTACTATCTAAACGCACGCTAGCTGAAAATTCAAATGTACTTGTTGTAGATGATTTTATGAGAGCAGGTGGCTCAATAAACGGGGTTATGAATCTTATGAATGAGTTTAAAGCTGAAGTAAAAGGGGTATCTGTACTTGTAGAATCAAAAGAAGTTAAACAAAGATTGATTGAGGATTATACTTCTTTAGTTAAATTATCAGATGTTGATGAATATAATCAGGAATTTAAAGTAGAACCTGGCAACAGTTTGTCTAAATTTTCGTAA
- the ispE gene encoding 4-(cytidine 5'-diphospho)-2-C-methyl-D-erythritol kinase: protein MIYETAPAKINLTLDTLFKRDDGYHEIAMVMTTVDLNDRLSFQKRNDKNIVVDIEHNYVPNDHKNLAYRAAKLMMETYELNHGVTITIDKDIPVSAGLAGGSADAAATMRGMNRLYGLNRPLDELSKLGIQIGTDIPFCIYSKTAICTGRGEKVTFLNKPPSAWVVLAKPNLGISSPDIFKALNLNYAHHVHTKMCKEAINEGDYHRLCQSLSNRLEPVSMSLHPEIEKIKNNMLQCGADGALMSGSGPTVYGLAQKESQAKKIYNAVNGCCNEVYLVRLLG, encoded by the coding sequence ATGATATATGAAACGGCACCTGCCAAGATAAATTTGACGCTCGATACACTTTTCAAAAGAGATGATGGATATCATGAAATTGCAATGGTCATGACAACTGTAGATTTAAATGATCGCCTTTCTTTTCAAAAAAGAAATGATAAAAACATTGTTGTAGACATAGAGCATAATTACGTTCCAAATGATCATAAAAATCTTGCTTATCGTGCTGCAAAATTGATGATGGAGACCTATGAATTAAATCATGGTGTGACCATTACGATTGATAAAGATATTCCAGTGTCAGCTGGATTAGCTGGCGGTTCTGCCGATGCTGCGGCTACAATGCGAGGTATGAATCGTTTATATGGCCTTAATAGGCCTTTAGATGAATTAAGTAAATTAGGCATACAAATTGGTACAGATATTCCTTTTTGTATATATAGTAAAACTGCTATATGTACCGGTAGAGGGGAAAAGGTTACGTTTTTAAATAAGCCACCGTCCGCATGGGTGGTATTAGCTAAACCGAATTTAGGAATATCTTCGCCAGATATATTTAAAGCGCTTAATTTAAATTATGCGCATCATGTACATACGAAGATGTGTAAAGAAGCGATTAACGAGGGCGATTATCATAGATTGTGCCAAAGTTTATCAAATCGTTTAGAACCAGTTTCCATGTCGTTGCATCCTGAAATTGAAAAGATTAAAAATAATATGTTGCAATGTGGTGCAGATGGTGCACTTATGAGTGGAAGTGGACCTACAGTTTATGGTCTTGCACAAAAAGAGAGTCAAGCGAAGAAAATTTATAATGCAGTCAATGGCTGTTGTAACGAAGTATATTTAGTTAGATTATTAGGATAG
- a CDS encoding biofilm formation stimulator Veg, giving the protein MPKSILDIKNSIDCHLGNRIVLKANGGRKKTIERCGVLKETYPSVFIVELDQDKHNFERVSYTYTDVLTENVQVSFEEDNHQEVVAH; this is encoded by the coding sequence ATGCCAAAATCAATTTTGGACATCAAAAATTCTATTGATTGTCATTTAGGAAATCGTATTGTACTAAAAGCCAATGGTGGTCGTAAAAAAACAATTGAACGTTGTGGTGTGTTAAAAGAAACATATCCTTCAGTATTCATTGTTGAATTAGACCAAGATAAGCATAATTTTGAAAGAGTTTCGTATACATATACGGATGTTCTTACAGAGAACGTACAAGTTTCATTTGAAGAGGATAATCATCAAGAAGTAGTTGCACACTAA
- the rsmA gene encoding 16S rRNA (adenine(1518)-N(6)/adenine(1519)-N(6))-dimethyltransferase RsmA codes for MERKDIATPSRTKELLNQYGFNFKKSLGQNFLIDVNIIHKIIEASQIDNTTGVIEVGPGMGSLTEQLAKHAKKVMSFEIDQRLIPVLKDTLAPYDNVTIINEDILKADIAKAVETHLNDCDKIMVVANLPYYITTPILLNLMQQDIPIDGYVVMMQKEVGERLNAEVGTKAYGSLSIVTQYYTETSKVLTVPKSVFMPPPNVDSIVVKLMQRKTPLVEVDDEQAFFKLAKAAFAQRRKTINNNYQNFFKDGKHLKESILKWLEQAEIDPKRRGETLSIQDFARLYEEKKNFPELEN; via the coding sequence GTGGAAAGAAAAGATATCGCAACGCCTTCTCGAACGAAAGAATTATTAAATCAATATGGTTTCAATTTCAAAAAAAGTTTAGGTCAAAACTTTTTAATAGATGTAAATATCATTCATAAAATTATTGAGGCAAGTCAAATTGATAACACAACTGGCGTTATTGAAGTAGGGCCAGGTATGGGTTCGTTAACTGAACAATTGGCTAAACATGCCAAAAAAGTAATGTCGTTTGAAATCGATCAACGTTTAATCCCTGTGCTTAAAGATACACTTGCGCCATATGACAATGTAACCATCATTAACGAAGATATATTAAAAGCGGATATAGCTAAAGCAGTAGAAACACATTTAAATGACTGTGACAAAATCATGGTAGTAGCTAATTTGCCATATTATATTACTACACCTATCTTGCTGAATTTAATGCAACAAGACATTCCTATCGATGGCTACGTTGTAATGATGCAAAAAGAAGTAGGTGAACGTTTAAACGCTGAAGTAGGCACAAAAGCGTATGGCTCTTTATCTATCGTCACTCAATATTATACAGAGACAAGCAAAGTATTAACTGTGCCGAAATCTGTCTTTATGCCACCACCAAACGTGGATTCTATCGTGGTGAAATTGATGCAACGAAAAACGCCGCTCGTTGAGGTGGACGATGAACAAGCGTTCTTTAAACTTGCTAAAGCCGCGTTTGCACAGCGACGTAAAACAATAAACAATAACTATCAGAACTTCTTTAAAGACGGCAAACATTTAAAAGAAAGTATTTTAAAATGGCTTGAACAAGCCGAGATTGATCCTAAAAGACGTGGTGAAACGCTTTCGATACAAGATTTTGCACGTTTGTATGAAGAAAAGAAAAATTTCCCAGAATTAGAAAATTAA
- the rnmV gene encoding ribonuclease M5, with the protein MKINEFIVVEGRDDTERVKSAVECDTIETNGSAINKETLAVIQNAQETRGVIVLTDPDFPGDKIRNTITEHVTGVKHAYIDREKAKNKRGKIGIEHAHPEDIREALMHVSSPFEEAEESIDKSVLIDLGLIIGKDARHKREILGQKLHIGHSNGKQLLKKLNAFGYTERDVREALSMDKESE; encoded by the coding sequence ATGAAGATAAATGAATTTATCGTAGTAGAAGGTAGAGACGATACGGAACGTGTTAAGTCAGCAGTAGAATGTGACACTATTGAAACGAATGGGAGCGCAATTAATAAGGAAACACTAGCTGTTATTCAAAATGCCCAAGAAACGCGAGGTGTGATTGTGTTAACGGACCCTGATTTTCCGGGAGATAAAATTAGAAATACGATCACTGAACACGTTACCGGCGTCAAACATGCGTATATTGACCGTGAAAAAGCTAAAAATAAACGAGGTAAGATTGGCATAGAGCATGCACATCCAGAAGATATTAGAGAAGCGCTCATGCATGTCAGTTCGCCCTTTGAAGAGGCAGAAGAATCAATCGATAAAAGTGTGCTCATCGATTTAGGGTTGATTATAGGCAAAGATGCTAGACATAAAAGAGAAATATTAGGTCAAAAACTGCATATTGGACATTCAAATGGCAAACAATTACTAAAAAAACTTAATGCATTCGGCTATACTGAAAGGGATGTACGTGAAGCTTTATCAATGGATAAGGAGAGTGAATAA
- a CDS encoding TatD family hydrolase, translating into MLIDTHVHLNDEQYNEDLEEVISRAREAGVDRMFVVGFDTPTIERAMELIDKYDFIYGIIGWHPVDAIDFTEERLEWIEQLAQHPKIIGIGEMGLDYHWDKSPADVQKEVFRKQIALAKRVKLPIIIHNREATQDCVDILMEEHAEEVGGIMHSFSGSPEIADVVINKLNFYVSLGGPVTFKNAKQPKEVAKHVPMDRLLVETDAPYLSPHPYRGKRNEPERVTLVAQQIADLRDMTYEEVCRQTTENAERLFNLNQ; encoded by the coding sequence ATGTTAATCGATACACATGTTCACTTAAATGATGAGCAATATAATGAAGATTTAGAAGAAGTGATTTCTCGCGCTAGAGAAGCAGGTGTAGATCGCATGTTTGTGGTTGGATTTGATACGCCTACGATTGAACGTGCGATGGAATTAATCGATAAATATGACTTTATTTATGGTATTATCGGTTGGCATCCAGTTGATGCAATTGACTTCACTGAAGAACGCCTTGAGTGGATTGAACAATTAGCACAGCATCCTAAGATTATTGGTATTGGCGAAATGGGTCTTGATTACCATTGGGATAAATCGCCTGCCGATGTTCAAAAAGAAGTATTTAGAAAACAAATTGCACTTGCTAAAAGAGTGAAATTACCTATTATTATCCATAATCGTGAAGCGACACAAGACTGTGTAGATATTTTAATGGAAGAACATGCTGAAGAAGTTGGTGGCATCATGCACAGCTTTAGTGGTTCTCCTGAAATTGCAGATGTAGTCATTAATAAATTGAATTTCTACGTCTCTTTAGGTGGTCCTGTGACATTTAAAAATGCTAAGCAACCGAAAGAAGTAGCTAAGCATGTGCCGATGGATAGATTGCTTGTAGAAACAGATGCGCCTTATTTATCGCCACATCCTTATAGAGGTAAACGTAATGAACCTGAAAGAGTAACACTCGTTGCTCAACAAATCGCTGACTTACGTGATATGACATACGAAGAAGTATGCCGTCAAACGACTGAGAATGCGGAACGATTATTTAATTTAAATCAATAA
- the metG gene encoding methionine--tRNA ligase, with amino-acid sequence MAKETFYITTPIYYPSGNLHIGHAYSTVAGDVIARYKRMQGYDVRYLTGTDEHGQKIQEKAQKAGKTELEYLDEMINGIKSLWNKLEISNDDFIRTTEERHKQVVEKVFERLLKQGDIYLGEYEGWYSVPDETYYTESQLVDPVYEDGQIVGGKSPDSGHEVELVKEESYFFNINKYTDRLLEFYDANPEFIQPPSRKNEMINNFIKPGLEDLAVSRTSFDWGVRVPSNPKHVVYVWIDALVNYISALGYLSDDDELFQKYWPADVHLMAKEIVRFHSIIWPILLMALDLPLPKKVFAHGWILMKDGKMSKSKGNVVDPNVLIDRYGLDATRYYLMRELPFGSDGVFTPEAFVERTNYDLANDLGNLVNRTISMINKYFQGELPAYEGPKHELDEDMEALALETVKNFNENMESFQFSVALSTVWKFISRTNKYIDETTPWVLAKDDSQKEMLGNVMAHLVENIRFAAVLLRPFLTNAPREIFKQLNINDPELFELASLESYGALKQPIMVTEKPTPIFPRLDTEAEIAYIKESMQPDQPAATEEAVPSKAQIDIKDFDKVEIKAATIIEADNVPKSDKLLKIQIDLGNEQRQIVSGIAKFYRPEDIVGKKVAVVTNLKPAKLMGQKSEGMILSAEKDGVLTLVSLPSAIPNGAIVK; translated from the coding sequence ATGGCGAAAGAAACATTTTATATTACAACCCCTATTTATTATCCTAGTGGTAATTTACATATTGGCCACGCATATTCAACGGTTGCAGGTGACGTAATTGCGCGTTACAAACGTATGCAAGGTTACGACGTGCGTTATTTAACAGGTACGGATGAACATGGTCAAAAAATTCAAGAAAAAGCGCAAAAAGCGGGTAAAACGGAATTAGAATATCTAGATGAAATGATTAACGGCATTAAAAGTTTATGGAACAAATTAGAAATTTCTAATGACGATTTTATTAGAACAACTGAAGAACGCCATAAACAAGTGGTTGAAAAAGTATTCGAACGATTATTAAAACAAGGTGATATTTATCTTGGTGAATATGAAGGTTGGTATTCAGTTCCTGATGAAACATATTACACTGAGTCACAACTTGTAGACCCTGTTTATGAAGACGGCCAAATTGTCGGCGGTAAAAGCCCTGACTCAGGTCATGAAGTGGAATTAGTTAAAGAGGAAAGTTATTTCTTTAATATTAACAAATATACAGATCGTTTATTAGAGTTTTACGATGCAAATCCAGAGTTCATTCAACCACCTTCAAGAAAGAATGAAATGATTAACAACTTCATTAAACCAGGTTTAGAAGATTTAGCAGTATCACGTACATCATTTGACTGGGGTGTTCGTGTACCTTCAAACCCTAAACATGTCGTTTATGTATGGATTGATGCGTTAGTTAACTACATTTCAGCATTAGGATATTTATCAGATGATGATGAATTATTCCAAAAATATTGGCCAGCAGATGTGCACTTAATGGCGAAAGAAATTGTACGTTTCCACTCTATTATTTGGCCAATCTTATTAATGGCTTTAGATTTACCACTTCCTAAGAAAGTCTTTGCGCATGGTTGGATTTTAATGAAAGACGGGAAAATGAGTAAATCAAAAGGTAACGTAGTAGATCCTAATGTATTAATTGATCGTTATGGTTTAGACGCTACACGTTACTATTTAATGCGTGAATTACCATTCGGTTCAGACGGTGTGTTCACTCCGGAAGCCTTTGTAGAACGTACAAACTATGATTTAGCGAATGACTTAGGTAACTTAGTGAACCGTACGATTTCTATGATTAATAAATACTTCCAAGGTGAACTTCCAGCTTATGAAGGTCCAAAACATGAATTAGATGAAGATATGGAAGCACTTGCGCTTGAAACAGTGAAGAACTTTAATGAGAACATGGAAAGTTTCCAATTCTCAGTTGCTTTATCAACTGTTTGGAAATTCATCAGCCGTACAAATAAATACATTGATGAAACAACACCATGGGTATTAGCTAAAGATGACAGCCAAAAAGAGATGCTTGGTAATGTAATGGCGCATTTAGTTGAGAATATTCGTTTCGCAGCTGTGTTATTACGTCCATTCTTAACAAATGCACCTAGAGAAATCTTTAAACAATTAAATATTAATGATCCTGAATTATTCGAATTAGCAAGCCTTGAAAGCTATGGTGCGTTGAAACAACCAATTATGGTTACTGAAAAACCAACGCCGATCTTCCCAAGATTAGATACTGAAGCTGAAATTGCATACATTAAAGAATCTATGCAACCAGATCAACCAGCAGCAACTGAAGAAGCAGTACCAAGTAAAGCACAAATCGATATTAAAGACTTCGATAAAGTTGAAATTAAAGCAGCAACGATTATTGAAGCGGACAATGTTCCTAAATCTGATAAATTATTAAAAATTCAAATTGATTTAGGTAATGAACAACGTCAAATCGTTTCTGGTATTGCTAAATTCTACCGTCCAGAAGATATCGTTGGTAAAAAAGTAGCAGTCGTTACTAACTTGAAACCAGCTAAATTAATGGGCCAAAAATCTGAAGGCATGATCTTATCTGCTGAAAAAGATGGTGTCTTAACTTTAGTAAGCTTACCAAGTGCGATTCCAAATGGCGCAATTGTAAAATAA
- the rsmI gene encoding 16S rRNA (cytidine(1402)-2'-O)-methyltransferase, with protein MATLYLVGTPIGNLGDITFRAIETLKNVDFIACEDTRVTKKLCHHYDIQTPLKSYHEHNKEQQTTYLINLLNEGNDIALVSDAGLPLISDPGYELVVEAYQHDISVETVPGPNAGLTALMASGLPSFTYTFLGFLPRKEKEKIEVLQERMYQDSTLIIYESPFRVLETLKAIIKVDASRHVAVGRELTKKFEQIVMQEAETLLDAFQKEEIPQKGEFVILIEGAKPLETEQWFEALSIEEHVDHYIAEQNLKPKKAIKLVAEDRHMKTGEVYDIYHEIK; from the coding sequence ATGGCGACTTTATATTTAGTAGGCACGCCGATAGGTAATTTAGGCGATATTACATTTCGAGCGATAGAAACCTTAAAAAATGTAGATTTTATAGCATGTGAAGATACAAGAGTAACGAAAAAGTTATGTCATCATTATGATATTCAAACACCATTAAAATCGTATCATGAACATAATAAAGAGCAACAAACAACGTATTTAATTAATTTATTGAATGAAGGAAATGATATTGCTTTAGTGTCAGATGCGGGTTTGCCGCTAATAAGTGATCCGGGTTATGAATTGGTCGTTGAAGCATATCAACACGATATTTCAGTGGAAACAGTTCCTGGTCCTAACGCGGGGTTAACAGCACTTATGGCTAGTGGTCTACCGTCATTTACGTATACGTTCTTAGGCTTTTTACCACGTAAGGAAAAAGAAAAAATAGAAGTATTACAAGAAAGAATGTATCAAGATAGCACGTTAATTATTTATGAATCACCATTTAGAGTATTAGAAACGTTAAAAGCCATTATTAAAGTAGATGCTTCAAGACACGTAGCTGTAGGACGAGAGCTAACGAAGAAGTTTGAACAAATTGTTATGCAAGAAGCGGAAACGTTACTCGATGCTTTTCAAAAGGAAGAGATTCCACAAAAAGGTGAATTTGTCATTCTCATAGAAGGTGCGAAGCCACTCGAAACTGAACAGTGGTTTGAGGCATTATCTATTGAGGAACATGTAGATCATTATATTGCCGAACAGAATTTGAAACCTAAAAAAGCAATTAAGTTAGTAGCTGAAGACCGTCATATGAAGACGGGTGAAGTGTATGACATTTATCATGAAATTAAATAA
- a CDS encoding GIY-YIG nuclease family protein — MDNHYVYIVKCKDNSLYTGYAKDVNARVATHNAGKGAKYTKTRRPVELVYQETYTSKSEAMRREYEIKTFTRQQKLKLIEENSDGDFIFSRHADR; from the coding sequence ATGGATAACCATTATGTCTATATTGTAAAATGTAAGGATAATAGTTTGTATACTGGGTATGCGAAGGATGTTAATGCACGTGTAGCGACTCATAATGCTGGAAAAGGGGCCAAATATACTAAAACAAGACGTCCGGTAGAGTTAGTTTATCAAGAAACGTACACTTCGAAATCAGAAGCTATGCGTAGAGAATACGAAATAAAGACCTTCACAAGACAACAAAAATTAAAATTAATTGAGGAGAATTCAGATGGCGACTTTATATTTAGTAGGCACGCCGATAGGTAA
- a CDS encoding tRNA1(Val) (adenine(37)-N6)-methyltransferase — protein sequence MMRDQERLDELIKEDLKIIQNDDVFSFSTDALLLGHFTEVRKNDKILDLCAGNGVISLLLSAKGTQMIESVEIQEKLVDMARRSYAYNQLEHRLKMHHLDLKEVYHYFKPSQYTLVTCNPPYFKENQRNQHQKEAHKIARHEIMCTLEDCMLAARHLLKQGGRLMMVHRADRLMDVLTEMRKASIEPKKVVFVYSKLNKSAVTIVVEGRMNGKPGLEIAPPFYIYNSDGEYSEEMRAVYYG from the coding sequence ATGATGAGAGATCAAGAAAGATTGGATGAATTAATAAAAGAAGATTTAAAAATAATTCAAAATGATGATGTGTTTTCTTTTTCAACAGATGCGTTATTATTGGGGCATTTTACTGAAGTGAGGAAAAATGACAAAATTTTAGATTTATGTGCTGGTAATGGCGTGATTTCCTTATTATTATCTGCTAAAGGTACACAAATGATTGAAAGTGTCGAGATTCAAGAGAAACTTGTAGATATGGCGCGTCGTAGCTATGCGTACAATCAACTCGAGCATCGTTTAAAGATGCATCATTTGGATTTAAAAGAGGTCTATCACTATTTTAAACCTTCGCAATATACACTCGTCACTTGTAATCCTCCTTATTTTAAAGAAAATCAGCGTAACCAACATCAAAAGGAAGCGCATAAGATTGCCCGTCATGAGATTATGTGTACATTGGAAGATTGCATGTTAGCTGCCCGTCATTTATTAAAACAAGGTGGGCGTTTAATGATGGTACATCGAGCGGATAGACTGATGGACGTCTTAACTGAAATGCGCAAGGCTAGTATTGAGCCTAAAAAAGTAGTATTTGTTTATAGTAAACTAAACAAATCAGCGGTGACGATTGTAGTGGAAGGACGTATGAATGGTAAACCAGGCCTAGAAATTGCGCCGCCTTTTTATATCTATAATAGTGATGGGGAATATAGCGAAGAAATGAGAGCAGTGTATTATGGATAA
- the yabA gene encoding DNA replication initiation control protein YabA, whose product MNRNDLFEKIIQLESNVTRLNQDMTELKSLTIDLIEENVALQVENDNLKTLMAKSEQDAEMDKPVFPKNNNAKSSKEDEKDKHSIKNVKKPLPSKDNLAVLYSEGFHICNGELFGKHRLGEDCLLCLNVLNS is encoded by the coding sequence TTGAATCGTAATGATTTATTTGAAAAGATAATTCAACTTGAAAGTAATGTAACACGTTTAAATCAAGATATGACTGAGCTTAAATCATTAACTATAGACCTTATAGAAGAGAATGTTGCGCTACAAGTTGAAAATGATAACTTAAAAACATTAATGGCCAAAAGCGAACAAGATGCTGAAATGGACAAACCTGTTTTTCCTAAAAATAATAATGCAAAATCTTCAAAAGAGGATGAAAAAGACAAACATTCTATTAAAAATGTGAAAAAACCCTTACCAAGTAAAGATAATTTAGCTGTCTTATATAGTGAAGGTTTCCACATTTGTAATGGTGAATTGTTTGGTAAGCATCGATTAGGTGAAGATTGCTTACTATGTTTGAACGTGTTAAATAGTTAA
- a CDS encoding stage 0 sporulation family protein: MPNIVGVQFQKAGKLEYYAPKDLDVKKDDWVVVESKRGIEIGNVKFPSKEVEEGDVTLPLKEIIRIVTDEDIAKYYRNEADADDALTLCKQLVKEQQLDMRLVNCEYTLDKSKVIFNFTADDRIDFRKLVKALAQNLKTRIELRQIGVRDEAKLLGGIGPCGRSLCCSTFLGDFEPVSIKMAKDQNLSLNPTKISGACGRLMCCLKYENDFYEEARAQLPDVGDQVETPDGQGRVVGLNILDISMQVKIEGLEQPLEYKMEELEAFN, from the coding sequence ATGCCAAATATCGTAGGTGTACAATTTCAAAAAGCAGGGAAATTGGAATACTATGCGCCTAAGGATTTAGATGTAAAGAAAGACGACTGGGTCGTTGTCGAATCTAAACGAGGCATTGAAATTGGTAATGTTAAATTTCCATCGAAAGAGGTGGAAGAAGGGGATGTTACATTACCTTTAAAAGAAATTATACGAATAGTCACTGATGAAGATATTGCAAAATATTATCGTAATGAAGCAGATGCTGATGATGCATTAACACTATGCAAGCAATTAGTAAAAGAACAACAACTAGATATGCGTTTAGTAAATTGTGAATATACACTTGATAAGTCTAAAGTGATTTTTAATTTTACTGCAGATGACCGTATCGATTTTCGAAAATTAGTAAAAGCTCTGGCGCAAAATTTAAAAACACGTATCGAATTAAGACAAATTGGCGTACGTGATGAAGCTAAACTACTTGGTGGAATCGGTCCATGTGGGCGCTCGCTATGTTGTTCTACATTTCTAGGAGATTTTGAGCCAGTGTCTATCAAAATGGCTAAAGACCAAAATTTATCACTTAATCCAACGAAGATTTCTGGAGCATGTGGGCGTTTGATGTGTTGTCTTAAATATGAAAATGATTTCTATGAAGAAGCAAGAGCCCAATTGCCAGACGTCGGTGACCAAGTGGAAACGCCAGATGGTCAAGGTCGTGTAGTTGGTTTAAACATATTAGATATTTCAATGCAAGTTAAAATTGAAGGTCTTGAACAACCATTAGAGTATAAAATGGAAGAATTAGAAGCTTTTAATTAA
- a CDS encoding DNA polymerase III subunit delta' C-terminal domain-containing protein: MDELHRLANAYRSNKLSHAYLFEGDDAESMRYVAMEFAKLILCNGDQQCELRVENYNQPDFMYVASEENAIKKEQIEQLVHRMNQLPIEGTHKVYIIEDFEKLTVQGENSILKFLEEPPDNTVAILMSMKPEQILDTIHSRCQHVYFKPSDKQHFIDRLVEHDMNRAVAEMLSTYTTQLDVAKDLNEEHDLMSLRKVIVHWCELLITNQPMALIGIIDLLKNAKNRKLQTLTLAAVNAFFEDIMHAKVETNNDYVYSDLQTEIESYAKQLTFNQIILMYDQITEAHKKLMQNVNPTLVFEQIVIKGVR; encoded by the coding sequence ATGGATGAACTACATAGATTAGCTAATGCGTATCGTTCGAATAAACTGTCTCATGCGTATTTATTCGAAGGTGATGATGCGGAGTCAATGCGTTACGTAGCTATGGAATTTGCAAAACTTATTCTTTGTAATGGAGACCAACAATGTGAGTTGAGAGTAGAGAATTACAATCAACCGGATTTTATGTATGTAGCTTCAGAAGAAAATGCGATTAAGAAAGAACAAATTGAACAGCTTGTGCATCGTATGAATCAACTTCCAATTGAAGGTACGCATAAAGTTTATATAATAGAAGATTTTGAAAAGTTAACTGTTCAAGGTGAAAATAGTATATTAAAATTTTTAGAGGAACCGCCTGATAATACAGTGGCGATTCTAATGTCTATGAAACCTGAACAGATATTAGACACTATTCATTCACGTTGCCAACACGTTTATTTTAAACCAAGTGACAAGCAACATTTTATAGATAGATTAGTTGAACATGATATGAATCGAGCAGTAGCTGAAATGCTAAGTACATATACTACACAGTTAGATGTGGCTAAAGATTTAAACGAAGAACACGATTTAATGTCACTTAGAAAAGTCATTGTTCATTGGTGCGAATTATTGATTACTAATCAACCGATGGCATTAATTGGGATTATTGATTTGTTAAAAAATGCGAAGAATCGGAAATTACAAACACTCACTTTAGCAGCAGTGAATGCTTTTTTTGAAGATATTATGCATGCTAAAGTTGAAACGAATAACGATTATGTTTATTCGGATTTACAAACAGAAATTGAATCATATGCAAAGCAATTAACATTTAATCAAATTATATTGATGTATGATCAAATTACAGAAGCGCACAAAAAATTAATGCAAAATGTTAATCCAACGCTTGTATTTGAACAAATAGTTATAAAAGGTGTGAGATAA